The genomic DNA AAAGCTATTAGAAATTCTTCCTATCTTTTAGCAGAGTGAGCCTTCTACGCTTCGGATGCTATAGGAAGATTATACGCTTTTAAATTACTCCTTACACAATTAGGCATACGATACAGCACATAAACTTTTCATTCTTTTTTCTTGCAGACATACCTTTCTCCAAGAAGCTATTGCCATCTTTTCTAGTTCTTTATAACCACGATAAATACGATTAGACCAAAAATGGCTACGCAAATAATGCCATAAGTTTTCAACAGGATTAAGTTCAGGACTATAAGGAGGTAGAAAGAGCAGGTGAATATTGGAAGGAACTTTCAGCGTTTTACTAGTATGATAGCTAGCTCGGTCTAAAATTAGCAAAGCATGGGAGGAAGCAGGCAGCGATTGGCTAACTTGCTTAAGAAGAATTTCCACTCCTTGGCTATTTAAGAAAGGTAAAATCATTCCTTCTGCTTGCCCTGAACGTGGGCAAACAGCTGTAGCTACATACAGATTTTTATATTCTGTCTGCCTTAAGAGCTTTTGGCCGCGTTCCTTTTTTTGCCCATACCTTAGTAGAGGTGCTTTGTTGCCCAAGCCGTGCTTCATCTTCAAACCAAATTTCGATGTTTTTCTTGGGAAATTGTTTGTTTAAGCTGGTGATGACTTCTGGAATTTTTTTAAAGGCTTCTTTGTCCCTTAGGTTAGCTTTATAATGCTTAAGGACGAGGAACCAAAGGCGTATAGCGGCTGCGACGTAAAATTGTCCAAATTCCTTGCAAGGTTAAGTTTTTACCAAACTCTTTTTTAGAATAGCTTGCAGATCAACTAGGTGGAAAACATTGATGCTTTCGTCAGGTTCAGGCCCTTTATCTACCCTCTGTAAGAAAGCTTTTTCTTGCTCAAACGTTAAAGCTCTTTTTCTTCCTGTTATTACAGGCCTTTTATCTTTCAGGCCCTCTAAATTTTGAGCATTATACCTTCGGATCCATTTTTGAATAGCGCTTGTACAATAACCTAGCGCCTTTCCTATCTGATATGCGCTTTCTCCTTCCATCGCCATCACCACTGCTCTTATTTTACAACTGTAACTGCCATAGGCTTTCTTTTTTGCCATGGCGTTTAATTCCTCTATTGTATGATAAAAAGCTACAAACATGGTTTCCTCCTTTCCA from Neochlamydia sp. AcF84 includes the following:
- a CDS encoding transposase, with amino-acid sequence MKHGLGNKAPLLRYGQKKERGQKLLRQTEYKNLYVATAVCPRSGQAEGMILPFLNSQGVEILLKQVSQSLPASSHALLILDRASYHTSKTLKVPSNIHLLFLPPYSPELNPVENLWHYLRSHFWSNRIYRGYKELEKMAIASWRKVCLQEKRMKSLCAVSYA
- a CDS encoding helix-turn-helix domain-containing protein encodes the protein MFVAFYHTIEELNAMAKKKAYGSYSCKIRAVVMAMEGESAYQIGKALGYCTSAIQKWIRRYNAQNLEGLKDKRPVITGRKRALTFEQEKAFLQRVDKGPEPDESINVFHLVDLQAILKKSLVKT